One Acidobacteriota bacterium genomic region harbors:
- a CDS encoding ATP-binding protein, with amino-acid sequence MNIVIASGKGGTGKTLIATSLALSLDEESEFFDCDVEEPNAALFLSPEWKGEEEVNLPIPKVDETKCTHCGICAKLCNYNAIAVFPNKFLLFPELCHGCSLCILGCPEKALTEDKRPIGKIKKGRRDKITFYQGELNVGEAMATPVISALKKKITGDKLAILDAPPGTACPVIETLSGADYAILVTEPTPFGLHDLKLAV; translated from the coding sequence ATGAACATCGTAATCGCAAGCGGTAAGGGGGGAACGGGGAAGACGCTCATCGCTACCTCTCTTGCCCTCTCCCTTGACGAGGAGAGTGAGTTCTTCGACTGCGATGTCGAAGAGCCGAACGCCGCTTTATTCCTCTCCCCCGAGTGGAAAGGAGAGGAAGAGGTAAACCTTCCCATTCCCAAGGTAGATGAAACCAAATGCACCCACTGTGGTATCTGTGCCAAGCTCTGCAACTACAACGCCATCGCCGTCTTCCCCAATAAGTTCCTTCTCTTCCCAGAGCTCTGCCATGGCTGCTCACTTTGTATCCTTGGCTGTCCGGAAAAGGCGTTAACTGAGGATAAACGCCCGATAGGAAAGATAAAAAAGGGCAGGCGAGATAAAATAACCTTCTACCAAGGGGAGCTTAATGTGGGGGAAGCGATGGCAACCCCGGTGATCTCCGCTCTCAAGAAAAAGATAACGGGCGATAAACTGGCAATACTCGATGCTCCACCAGGCACCGCCTGTCCGGTGATAGAGACGCTCTCCGGCGCAGATTACGCCATACTCGTCACCGAACCCACCCCCTTTGGCCTTCACGACCTGAAACTGGCGGTAG
- a CDS encoding zinc ribbon domain-containing protein, producing MPIYEYRCRNCGKINEFLIGVSEEKQDLRCRFCGGEALERVLSAPTIGRGGERRMPGRTCCGREERCETPPCSSGTCELK from the coding sequence ATGCCTATCTACGAATATCGTTGTCGTAACTGCGGCAAGATAAATGAGTTCCTCATCGGCGTCTCGGAGGAAAAACAAGACCTTCGCTGCCGTTTCTGCGGTGGGGAGGCTCTGGAAAGGGTGCTCTCCGCCCCGACCATCGGGAGGGGCGGAGAGAGAAGGATGCCCGGCAGAACCTGCTGTGGCAGGGAAGAACGATGCGAGACCCCTCCCTGCTCCTCCGGGACCTGCGAGCTAAAATAA
- a CDS encoding DUF89 family protein — MKTYSDCIPCLAKQAIRLSRMVGLTTSKEEQVLREVLTTLSRTPYHYPPPYLGREVYRTIKRVSGIYDPYEGKKRLINERIAHLLPRIKLEIEEGDDPFNTALRFAIAGNAIDFGTERKIDFEKELKEAGEKPFVRDESKELKKAIERANTILYLGDNAGETFLDKLFISQFPAGKKVYYGVRGAPIINDATKKDAEVAGISEVAEIVENGSDAPGTILDDCSVEFRDLFDTVDIVIAKGQGNYETLSEVKRDNVFFLLMVKCPVIANDIGCPLGGMVVAKKG, encoded by the coding sequence ATGAAGACCTATTCCGACTGCATCCCCTGCTTGGCAAAGCAAGCGATCCGGCTCTCACGGATGGTGGGACTTACCACATCGAAGGAGGAACAGGTGCTCCGGGAGGTCCTCACCACCCTCTCCCGAACCCCTTACCACTATCCTCCACCCTACTTAGGAAGGGAGGTCTACCGGACGATAAAAAGGGTGAGCGGGATATACGATCCCTATGAGGGGAAAAAGAGGCTGATAAACGAAAGGATCGCCCATCTTCTTCCGAGGATTAAACTGGAAATAGAAGAAGGAGATGATCCCTTCAACACCGCCCTCCGCTTTGCCATCGCAGGAAACGCCATCGATTTTGGAACGGAGCGGAAGATCGACTTCGAAAAGGAGCTCAAAGAGGCAGGAGAAAAACCATTTGTTCGGGACGAGAGCAAGGAGCTCAAAAAAGCGATAGAGAGGGCGAATACCATCCTCTACCTCGGGGATAATGCCGGCGAAACATTCCTCGACAAACTTTTTATCTCCCAGTTCCCGGCGGGGAAAAAGGTCTATTACGGGGTACGAGGAGCACCGATAATAAACGATGCTACTAAAAAGGATGCCGAGGTAGCGGGAATATCCGAGGTGGCGGAGATAGTGGAAAACGGCTCCGATGCCCCGGGCACCATTCTTGATGACTGCTCAGTCGAGTTCAGGGATCTCTTTGACACCGTCGATATCGTAATCGCCAAAGGACAGGGTAACTACGAAACCCTATCCGAGGTAAAGCGGGATAATGTCTTCTTTCTCCTTATGGTTAAGTGCCCGGTGATAGCGAACGATATCGGCTGTCCCCTCGGGGGGATGGTGGTGGCGAAGAAGGGGTGA
- a CDS encoding radical SAM protein, with the protein MGKNVFGPVPSRRLGLSLGVDIIPYKTCSYNCIYCQLKETTDQRIERASFFPVDKILSEVKEAIAKNERIDYITFSGSGEPTLNSDIGRLIAGTKEMTDIKVAVLTNGSLLYRPDVRRDLMKADLVKPSLDAASEKAFRKINRPHPALDLAKIIEGLRKFSEEFTGELYLEIMLVSGINDDDTEIEALTKAIKGMKLTKVQLNTVVRPPCEEEAKPLSEERLSEIKRKLEQETSLPIELIPEFSRKENIAYHEDIEEAIIELLTRRPCGIIEMSYSLGIHLNEVVKYIEVLEREGRIKRRTTPSGKEFYEIA; encoded by the coding sequence ATGGGAAAGAATGTATTTGGACCTGTTCCCTCGCGGAGGCTGGGGCTCTCCCTCGGAGTGGACATCATCCCTTATAAGACCTGTAGTTACAATTGTATTTACTGTCAGCTTAAAGAAACGACCGATCAGCGGATAGAACGAGCCTCTTTCTTCCCGGTTGACAAGATACTCTCCGAGGTAAAGGAAGCGATAGCAAAAAACGAGCGGATCGACTACATCACCTTCTCCGGTTCCGGGGAGCCGACCCTTAACTCCGATATCGGGAGGCTGATCGCCGGGACAAAGGAGATGACCGACATCAAGGTGGCGGTTTTGACCAATGGCTCTCTCCTTTATCGTCCTGATGTGCGACGCGACCTTATGAAAGCCGATTTGGTGAAACCATCCCTCGATGCAGCAAGCGAAAAGGCATTTCGCAAGATAAATAGACCTCACCCTGCTCTCGATCTCGCTAAGATCATCGAAGGCTTAAGGAAATTCAGCGAGGAGTTTACCGGAGAGCTCTATCTCGAGATAATGCTCGTCTCCGGAATAAACGACGATGATACCGAAATAGAGGCATTAACCAAGGCGATAAAGGGGATGAAGCTGACCAAGGTTCAGTTAAACACCGTGGTCCGCCCACCCTGTGAGGAGGAGGCAAAGCCCCTTTCTGAGGAACGGCTCTCCGAGATAAAGAGAAAACTGGAACAGGAAACCTCCCTTCCCATAGAGCTCATCCCTGAATTCTCGCGGAAGGAAAACATCGCCTACCACGAGGATATAGAGGAGGCGATAATAGAGCTTTTAACTAGAAGACCCTGTGGGATCATCGAGATGTCCTATTCCTTAGGTATCCATCTCAACGAGGTGGTAAAATATATCGAGGTGCTCGAACGGGAGGGAAGGATAAAGAGACGAACAACCCCTTCGGGGAAGGAGTTCTACGAGATAGCCTAA
- a CDS encoding 4Fe-4S binding protein encodes MLPSVDKTKCVGCGNCLRVCPARAIKLKEGKAEVDPSLCQGCLLCLAHCPTGAIEAREAKKRTAPPISYREGKGETYELSWELNEIRMRLEGIKRRLALLSQRRR; translated from the coding sequence ATGCTCCCCTCGGTAGATAAGACGAAGTGTGTAGGCTGCGGCAACTGTCTTCGGGTCTGCCCGGCGAGGGCGATCAAGCTAAAGGAGGGGAAGGCGGAGGTCGACCCTTCGCTCTGTCAAGGTTGTCTCCTCTGTCTCGCCCACTGTCCTACTGGAGCGATAGAGGCTCGCGAAGCCAAAAAGAGGACCGCTCCTCCTATCTCTTATCGGGAGGGGAAAGGCGAGACCTACGAGCTTTCATGGGAACTCAATGAGATCCGGATGAGACTGGAAGGGATTAAGAGAAGGCTTGCCCTCCTTTCCCAAAGGAGAAGGTGA
- a CDS encoding NifB/NifX family molybdenum-iron cluster-binding protein, giving the protein MRIAITASGPSLDAPLDPRFGRAAYFIIVDPETLEFEAMENPNISAGGGAGIQSAQLIAEKGATILITGNCGPNAFRTLEAAGIKVIIGASGTVRQVVERFRRGELSPTANPNVAGHFGMGGGGFGMGRGMGMGRGMGRGIGMNQPFPPPPPQGLSPEEELRALREQLDILREQLNFITKRIDELTKGRK; this is encoded by the coding sequence ATGCGGATAGCGATAACAGCAAGCGGTCCCTCCCTTGATGCTCCGCTCGACCCGAGGTTCGGGCGGGCAGCCTATTTCATCATCGTAGACCCAGAGACCCTGGAGTTCGAGGCGATGGAAAATCCGAATATTTCCGCAGGAGGCGGTGCCGGCATCCAATCGGCACAGCTCATCGCGGAAAAGGGAGCGACTATCTTGATCACTGGTAACTGCGGTCCCAACGCCTTCAGGACCCTGGAGGCTGCAGGCATAAAGGTAATAATAGGCGCTTCGGGAACCGTGCGTCAGGTGGTGGAAAGGTTCCGCCGAGGAGAGCTTTCCCCTACCGCCAATCCCAATGTGGCGGGCCACTTCGGTATGGGCGGTGGCGGGTTCGGTATGGGGCGCGGAATGGGAATGGGAAGAGGTATGGGGCGAGGTATAGGAATGAATCAACCGTTTCCTCCACCTCCACCTCAAGGATTAAGCCCCGAGGAGGAGTTAAGGGCGTTAAGGGAACAGCTCGACATCCTCAGGGAACAGCTCAACTTCATTACCAAAAGGATCGACGAGTTGACCAAGGGGAGAAAGTAG
- a CDS encoding DUF5320 domain-containing protein — MPFGDGTGPWGLGPMTGRAAGYCAGYPYPGYMNPVPGFGRGFFGWGRGRGHRWWYYLTGLPGWARAGWFYPRYPYPPSYPAAPYYPPMSSEDELELLKEQAEFLKREMEAVEKRMEELSREGGK, encoded by the coding sequence ATGCCGTTTGGAGATGGAACTGGACCTTGGGGGCTTGGTCCTATGACCGGACGGGCTGCCGGCTATTGTGCCGGTTATCCCTATCCCGGTTATATGAATCCGGTTCCCGGCTTTGGTCGTGGCTTTTTCGGCTGGGGAAGGGGGCGTGGTCATCGCTGGTGGTATTATCTCACTGGCCTTCCCGGTTGGGCTCGGGCGGGTTGGTTTTATCCGAGGTATCCCTATCCCCCTTCCTATCCAGCAGCTCCCTACTATCCTCCGATGAGCTCCGAGGATGAGCTCGAACTATTGAAGGAGCAGGCTGAGTTCCTCAAGCGGGAGATGGAGGCAGTGGAAAAGAGGATGGAGGAGCTATCGCGGGAAGGGGGGAAGTAG
- a CDS encoding NifB/NifX family molybdenum-iron cluster-binding protein yields the protein MKKIAVAISSDEGLESPVSLHFGRCPYYLLAEVEGEDIAKSSIIRNPFYHAHAPGVVPQFIKEQGAEVIIAGGMGGRAIDIFLSLGIEPVTGASGRAVDAISLYLKGGLKGASGCRDGR from the coding sequence ATGAAGAAAATAGCGGTAGCGATCTCCTCAGATGAAGGGTTAGAGAGCCCTGTTTCCCTCCATTTTGGTCGCTGTCCTTATTATCTTTTGGCTGAGGTTGAGGGAGAAGATATAGCGAAAAGCAGTATAATCAGAAACCCCTTCTATCACGCTCATGCCCCGGGAGTGGTTCCTCAGTTTATAAAGGAACAAGGGGCAGAGGTGATCATAGCGGGCGGTATGGGAGGAAGAGCGATCGATATCTTCCTTTCGCTCGGCATTGAACCGGTTACTGGTGCCTCGGGAAGAGCAGTTGATGCCATATCGCTCTATCTCAAAGGAGGGCTAAAGGGTGCTTCTGGCTGTAGAGACGGACGATGA
- a CDS encoding Mrp/NBP35 family ATP-binding protein, whose translation MNEEREKGRPIAKDEALKENMSRIRHKLIVISGKGGVGKSTVAVNLAYDLSSRGYKVGLLDIDIHGPSIAKMLGIEGRKLLGSPMGGIDPIEVEGIEVVTMGVLIDNPDTPVIWRGPLKYNAIRQFLADINWGELDFLVIDSPPGTGDEPLTICQLIPEASGTIVVTTPQEVALLDSRKAVRFSQTLKVPVIGIIENMSGLTCPHCGKEINLFKTGGGEKAASELGIPFLGRIPIEPEVVEASDEGKPFLASKKKGKAAEKLREVVDNILKELKEEKG comes from the coding sequence ATGAACGAAGAAAGGGAAAAAGGACGCCCCATCGCCAAGGACGAAGCGCTCAAGGAGAATATGAGCCGAATAAGACATAAACTGATTGTGATAAGCGGTAAAGGAGGGGTGGGAAAAAGCACGGTAGCGGTCAACTTGGCTTACGATCTTTCCTCCCGGGGTTATAAGGTGGGACTTCTCGATATAGACATCCATGGTCCCTCGATCGCCAAGATGCTCGGCATCGAAGGGCGAAAGCTCCTCGGTAGCCCAATGGGTGGGATAGACCCGATAGAGGTTGAGGGGATCGAGGTGGTAACGATGGGGGTGCTCATCGATAACCCGGATACCCCGGTTATCTGGCGTGGTCCTTTGAAGTACAACGCCATTCGTCAGTTCCTCGCCGACATCAACTGGGGTGAGCTCGATTTTCTGGTAATCGATTCTCCCCCGGGCACCGGCGATGAACCGCTAACCATCTGCCAGTTGATCCCCGAAGCCTCGGGAACGATCGTGGTCACCACCCCGCAGGAGGTGGCGTTGCTCGATTCGAGGAAGGCGGTTCGTTTCTCTCAGACGCTCAAGGTGCCGGTCATCGGTATCATCGAGAATATGAGCGGGCTCACCTGCCCTCATTGCGGAAAGGAGATAAACCTATTCAAGACCGGTGGTGGAGAGAAGGCTGCTTCTGAGCTCGGAATCCCCTTCCTCGGTCGGATACCGATAGAACCAGAGGTGGTTGAGGCAAGCGATGAGGGAAAGCCGTTTCTTGCCTCGAAAAAGAAGGGCAAGGCAGCGGAGAAGCTCCGGGAGGTGGTGGACAACATCCTGAAGGAACTAAAGGAGGAAAAGGGATGA
- a CDS encoding CGGC domain-containing protein, whose translation MAKVGIIICDRYRLCSGAKCFRSARERVGGFSRYEGEELEIVAFGTCGGCPGANIEDLPEAMKKAGAEAIHLATGFVVGYPPCPYLEDFIKLIEEKSGLPVVVGTHPVPEKYYRIHQKFNYWEKFGWEEMMKPLLPKKEIRESYD comes from the coding sequence ATGGCTAAGGTGGGAATAATCATCTGCGATCGATATCGTCTCTGTTCCGGAGCAAAGTGCTTCCGCTCGGCGAGGGAAAGGGTGGGAGGGTTCTCCCGGTACGAAGGAGAGGAACTGGAAATAGTTGCCTTTGGTACCTGTGGCGGTTGTCCTGGAGCGAACATAGAGGACCTTCCCGAAGCGATGAAAAAAGCGGGTGCTGAAGCGATCCACCTCGCCACCGGATTCGTGGTGGGCTATCCGCCCTGTCCTTATCTCGAGGATTTTATAAAACTCATCGAGGAGAAATCCGGACTTCCAGTAGTGGTGGGCACCCACCCTGTGCCCGAGAAATATTATCGTATTCATCAGAAATTTAACTATTGGGAAAAATTCGGCTGGGAAGAGATGATGAAACCGCTCCTTCCGAAAAAGGAGATAAGGGAGAGCTACGACTAA
- a CDS encoding DUF1847 domain-containing protein, translated as MANCALCRDKDCAQGKNCFGVEVPEYEYPEVAKMMRAAAKTEVSGYRIWPRIKELAFFAKEMGYRRLGVAFCIGLADEAERIVRYLSRYFEVHSVVCKNCGIEKERFGLPELPGGSEAMCNPIGQAKVLAREKTELNIIVGLCVGHDVLFTKYSEAPVTTLIVKDRVLAHNPAAALFSHYHWDKLMEEEDLPQGKGGENG; from the coding sequence TTGGCTAACTGTGCCTTATGTAGGGATAAGGATTGCGCACAGGGTAAGAACTGTTTTGGGGTAGAAGTCCCCGAATACGAGTATCCGGAAGTGGCGAAGATGATGCGGGCAGCAGCAAAAACCGAGGTCAGCGGTTACCGCATTTGGCCCCGGATAAAGGAACTCGCCTTCTTCGCAAAGGAGATGGGCTATAGGAGACTGGGAGTCGCTTTCTGCATTGGGCTCGCGGATGAGGCAGAGCGTATTGTCCGCTATCTATCCCGCTACTTCGAGGTCCACTCGGTGGTCTGTAAGAACTGCGGGATAGAGAAAGAACGCTTCGGGCTACCGGAGCTCCCCGGCGGTTCTGAAGCGATGTGTAATCCCATTGGGCAGGCGAAGGTGTTGGCGAGGGAGAAAACGGAGCTGAACATAATTGTGGGGCTCTGTGTAGGGCACGATGTTCTTTTCACCAAATACTCTGAAGCTCCGGTTACCACTCTGATCGTCAAGGATCGCGTCCTCGCCCACAACCCAGCAGCTGCCCTTTTCTCCCATTATCACTGGGATAAATTGATGGAGGAAGAAGACCTCCCTCAAGGGAAAGGAGGAGAAAATGGCTAA
- a CDS encoding cation diffusion facilitator family transporter produces MERSERAALLSTAFNLALVGAKGGLSILSGSLALLADAIHSFADVISAFALFIGLKLAKRKTRSFPYGLYKLENLIALATSFLIFTAGYEILKGALSRNKVALLRHLHITLPGFIAIMGAMFLFSRYQRKVAEETGSPAIAADSAHIKADFLSSTAILISLITNLFGINIDRFAAIIVVLFIGKAALEIFIGSMRVLLDASIDFETMDRIKELISSYPLVAEVRALSGRSSGRYKFIEAELIMRTDELSKAHRAAEEIETLIKREIPLVDHIVIHPEPMRKEKLIYAIPLADKRGTISEHYGEAPLFALIEVKTKDFSVEGIRIIENPYLNLERGKGIKVSEWLVGEGVDKVRLKEAFHGGGPTYVFSDAGVEVKFTKATNIKEFLKEEGLSNEKGVMLLG; encoded by the coding sequence ATGGAGCGAAGCGAACGGGCAGCACTTTTATCAACCGCGTTCAATCTGGCGCTGGTAGGCGCCAAGGGGGGGCTTTCTATCCTTTCGGGAAGCCTTGCCCTTCTTGCCGATGCCATCCACTCCTTCGCCGATGTTATCTCCGCTTTCGCCCTCTTCATCGGGCTGAAGTTGGCAAAGAGGAAGACGCGTAGCTTTCCTTATGGGCTTTACAAATTGGAGAACCTCATCGCCCTTGCTACCTCATTCCTCATCTTCACCGCTGGCTATGAGATCCTGAAGGGAGCTCTTTCCCGTAATAAAGTGGCACTTCTGCGCCATCTTCATATAACCCTGCCTGGCTTCATCGCCATTATGGGGGCTATGTTTCTCTTCTCCCGTTATCAAAGGAAGGTGGCAGAGGAAACCGGTTCCCCAGCCATCGCTGCCGATTCCGCTCATATAAAGGCAGATTTTCTAAGCTCAACCGCCATCCTGATAAGTCTAATCACCAATCTCTTTGGTATAAATATCGACCGATTCGCCGCCATCATTGTGGTCCTTTTCATAGGAAAGGCGGCACTCGAGATATTTATAGGCTCGATGCGGGTCCTTCTCGATGCCTCGATAGATTTCGAGACAATGGACAGGATAAAAGAGTTGATCTCCTCCTATCCTCTGGTCGCTGAGGTCCGCGCTCTCTCCGGGAGGAGTTCCGGGAGATACAAATTCATCGAGGCAGAACTAATTATGCGTACGGATGAGCTTTCCAAAGCGCATCGGGCAGCCGAGGAGATAGAAACGCTGATAAAACGGGAAATCCCCCTGGTCGATCACATCGTCATCCACCCTGAGCCGATGAGAAAGGAGAAGCTGATCTACGCCATCCCTCTCGCCGACAAGCGGGGAACGATATCCGAGCATTACGGGGAAGCCCCCCTTTTCGCCCTAATCGAGGTGAAAACGAAGGACTTCTCAGTAGAGGGAATAAGGATAATTGAAAACCCCTACCTCAACCTTGAGCGGGGCAAAGGGATAAAGGTAAGCGAGTGGCTGGTTGGGGAGGGAGTGGATAAGGTTCGGCTAAAAGAGGCTTTTCACGGAGGGGGACCAACCTATGTTTTCTCCGATGCCGGGGTGGAGGTGAAGTTTACGAAGGCAACTAACATCAAGGAGTTTTTAAAGGAGGAAGGGCTATCTAACGAGAAAGGGGTGATGCTACTTGGCTAA
- a CDS encoding arsenic efflux protein produces MSGVITKVTIESLKITGLVFGMMVAVDLLNVITKGKLSQLIKGGRWRQYLISSLLGATPGCLGTFATISLYVHGLISFGALVGVMIATSGDEAFVMLAMFPKKALLLFGILFLLGVVFAFIADKLADRIGFIPCTECDLQQFHPHEASGGHYLREHIVKHIVGKHLWRVFLWTFGALLIIELGLNHWNIQGYLSTHTIHMLFIAALVGIIPESGPHLIFVTMYAKGLIPFSILLTSSIVQDGHGILPLLSYTVRDAAMVKLFNLGIGIGIGLILLAIGW; encoded by the coding sequence ATGAGTGGGGTAATAACCAAGGTAACCATTGAGTCCCTTAAGATCACCGGTTTGGTCTTCGGGATGATGGTGGCGGTTGACCTGCTTAATGTCATCACCAAAGGAAAGCTCTCCCAATTGATCAAAGGGGGGAGATGGCGTCAATATCTCATCTCCTCCCTGCTTGGGGCAACACCGGGCTGTCTCGGAACCTTTGCCACCATCTCCCTCTATGTACACGGCCTCATCTCCTTTGGCGCTTTGGTGGGGGTGATGATCGCCACCTCAGGGGACGAGGCATTTGTGATGCTCGCTATGTTCCCCAAGAAAGCGCTTCTTCTCTTCGGGATACTCTTCCTCTTAGGAGTAGTCTTTGCCTTCATCGCCGATAAGCTTGCGGATAGGATCGGGTTTATCCCCTGTACTGAGTGTGACCTTCAGCAGTTCCATCCCCATGAAGCCTCGGGAGGACACTACCTAAGGGAACATATAGTGAAACACATCGTGGGAAAGCATCTATGGCGGGTCTTCCTTTGGACCTTTGGTGCCCTTCTCATAATCGAGCTTGGTCTTAATCACTGGAATATCCAAGGATATCTCTCAACTCATACCATTCATATGCTCTTCATCGCCGCCCTTGTAGGTATCATCCCGGAATCGGGACCTCATCTCATATTCGTCACTATGTACGCTAAAGGGCTCATCCCCTTTTCCATCCTTCTCACCAGCTCCATCGTCCAGGATGGACACGGTATACTTCCCCTTCTCTCCTATACGGTACGGGATGCCGCAATGGTGAAACTATTCAACCTTGGAATAGGGATAGGTATCGGTTTGATCCTTCTCGCTATTGGATGGTAG
- a CDS encoding MerR family transcriptional regulator, which produces MGDEEAVYPIGIAARLLAVHPQTLRLYEAAGLIFPARRGRRRYYSNNDLKWIRCLREIIHQQKISIPALRMLLASYPCYEIKGCPPEVRNSCSAYLNRGVPCFEIVRSFCAKRFELCTQCRVYQEYQRSVFERGRRNLYRRRRGSLRDQEDGGSK; this is translated from the coding sequence GTGGGCGATGAGGAGGCGGTATACCCTATAGGGATAGCAGCGAGATTGCTCGCTGTGCATCCGCAAACCCTGAGGCTTTATGAGGCAGCGGGGCTTATCTTCCCCGCAAGGCGAGGGAGGCGAAGATATTATTCCAACAACGACCTCAAGTGGATCCGTTGTCTCAGGGAGATCATTCATCAGCAGAAGATATCCATTCCTGCGCTCAGGATGCTCCTCGCCTCCTATCCCTGCTATGAGATAAAGGGATGCCCTCCAGAGGTAAGGAATTCCTGTTCCGCTTATCTCAACCGGGGCGTCCCTTGCTTCGAGATAGTCCGCTCCTTCTGTGCCAAGAGGTTTGAACTCTGTACCCAGTGCAGAGTTTACCAGGAGTATCAACGGAGCGTCTTTGAAAGGGGGAGGAGAAACCTTTATAGGAGAAGGAGGGGGTCATTGAGAGATCAGGAGGATGGAGGAAGTAAATGA
- a CDS encoding VWA domain-containing protein, whose amino-acid sequence MRKKRGKITKGRVKTTISPVSSGILTAIILLPLILPSPIHHTLPCPYLKAKIDGRPSEWLSFIPLPIRGTNQVVRGSWKGEKDTSALLFLGWNEDALLLLLKLTDDDFPRVKEGGNLWEGDSLLFEITLPTFEDKRFFFIFGLRGGKPLMEKIEERGRNFFRLKPKGVKVEIKQKDNGGIYECAIPWKEISPEGTLPPSFSANIVINDLDRKAPLHSLSLAPKPSPLETASSLITFKLEEKKKKKRKPFPLPKTIYRAEVNLVLLTVSVTDRENRYIIDLKKNDFIVYDNGKPQEIALFEKTSRPITVAILIDGSSSMLEAMEEVKKAACSFIDEAIRDEDQLFAIKFASEIKELTDITNDKEEVKEAIRKIKAYGGTALYDAIYHAISRLRFLTERKAIIVLSDGRDEAFLGGGPGSIHTLEEVIHLARISDVVIYPIRLGRPDFLSERVMERLADETGGRYYSPRLARDLAGVYSRIGEELRSQYLIGYYPKETLGLKRWHEVKVELKKGGLKARTRRGYLLEK is encoded by the coding sequence ATGAGGAAGAAAAGGGGAAAGATCACCAAAGGAAGGGTTAAAACCACCATAAGCCCGGTATCCTCAGGAATATTGACCGCTATAATCCTTCTCCCTCTCATCCTCCCTTCACCGATCCACCATACCCTCCCCTGCCCCTATCTAAAAGCAAAGATCGACGGTAGACCTTCCGAGTGGCTAAGCTTCATCCCGTTACCAATAAGGGGAACAAATCAAGTAGTGCGAGGGAGTTGGAAGGGAGAGAAGGATACCTCCGCCCTTCTCTTTTTAGGTTGGAACGAGGATGCTCTCCTTCTTCTCCTCAAGCTCACCGATGATGATTTCCCCCGGGTCAAAGAAGGAGGAAACCTCTGGGAGGGGGACTCTCTCCTCTTCGAGATCACCCTTCCCACCTTCGAGGATAAAAGGTTCTTCTTCATCTTCGGGTTGAGGGGAGGAAAACCCCTTATGGAGAAGATAGAAGAGCGCGGAAGAAACTTCTTCAGGCTAAAGCCAAAGGGAGTAAAGGTGGAAATCAAGCAAAAGGATAATGGAGGGATATACGAATGCGCCATCCCTTGGAAAGAGATATCCCCTGAGGGAACCCTCCCTCCGTCATTCTCGGCAAATATAGTAATAAACGACCTCGATCGAAAAGCACCCCTCCACTCCTTATCGCTTGCCCCCAAACCCTCACCATTGGAGACCGCCTCTTCCCTCATCACCTTTAAACTGGAGGAGAAAAAGAAAAAAAAGAGGAAACCCTTCCCCTTACCGAAGACGATCTACCGCGCTGAGGTCAACCTGGTACTCCTCACCGTTTCGGTAACCGATAGGGAAAACCGGTACATCATCGATCTAAAGAAGAACGACTTCATAGTATACGACAATGGGAAACCTCAGGAGATCGCCCTCTTCGAGAAGACCTCTCGTCCGATAACCGTCGCCATCCTCATCGACGGAAGCAGTAGTATGCTCGAGGCTATGGAGGAGGTGAAAAAAGCAGCTTGCTCCTTTATCGATGAAGCGATCCGGGATGAGGATCAGCTATTCGCCATCAAGTTCGCCTCCGAGATAAAGGAGCTCACTGACATCACCAACGACAAAGAAGAAGTGAAAGAAGCGATAAGAAAAATAAAAGCCTACGGCGGAACCGCCCTCTACGATGCCATCTATCACGCCATCTCTCGTCTCCGCTTCCTTACCGAAAGAAAGGCGATCATCGTTCTTTCCGATGGGAGGGATGAGGCATTCCTCGGAGGAGGACCGGGAAGTATCCATACCTTGGAGGAGGTTATCCATCTGGCGCGAATAAGTGATGTCGTCATCTACCCCATCCGCCTGGGTCGTCCTGATTTCCTCTCCGAAAGGGTAATGGAAAGGCTGGCGGACGAGACTGGAGGAAGATATTACTCCCCTCGCTTAGCCCGAGACCTTGCTGGCGTCTACTCTCGGATCGGTGAGGAATTACGCAGTCAGTACCTTATCGGCTATTACCCCAAGGAGACTCTGGGATTAAAAAGATGGCATGAGGTGAAGGTGGAATTAAAAAAAGGAGGGCTAAAGGCACGGACAAGACGGGGTTATCTCCTTGAAAAATAA